From the genome of Amyelois transitella isolate CPQ chromosome 16, ilAmyTran1.1, whole genome shotgun sequence, one region includes:
- the LOC132902668 gene encoding uncharacterized protein LOC132902668, with protein MELLKVIATLGLIGACNSEKSIRQRRTIIFPPTSLYGVFVAIAVPLDIPDKNVFVSYNFEANYSEVTNITQIDEVLFPNLPIISSRQTRSVTRELAYTMLENRFQEYGMKGRECMLRNICEAAETPLHHNGLLGHVMHIIFTPSSSREEGIDDEYYEAEANGHNRNCDMYLDDCPYSLFDVITRLVEIRHS; from the exons ATGGAGTTGTTGAAAGTAATAGCGACTTT AGGGTTGATTGGTGCTTGTAATTCAGAAAAAAGCATCAGACAAAGAAGAACAATAATTTTCCCGCCAACTAGTCTTTATGGC gTATTCGTAGCTATAGCCGTGCCGCTAGATATCCCGGACAAGAACGTGTTTGTCTCATACAACTTCGAGGCCAACTACAGTGAAGTCACAAACATAACGCAAATTGATGAAGTCCTGTTTCCTAACCTGCCA atcATCAGCTCTCGACAGACGCGCAGTGTGACAAGAGAACTCGCTTATACAATGTTAGAAAACAGATTTCAAGA GTACGGAATGAAAGGGCGGGAATGCATGCTCAGGAACATATGCGAAGCCGCAGAGACGCCGCTTCACCACAACGGGCTGCTGGGCCACGTCATGCACATTATATTCAC GCCCTCATCATCTCGCGAGGAAGGCATAGACGACGAATATTACGAGGCCGAAGCAAATGGTCACAACAGGAACTGTGATATGTACCTAGACGACTGTCCTTACAGCTTGTTCGACGTTATAACCCGACTGGTTGAAATACGACATTCTTAA
- the LOC106143302 gene encoding uncharacterized protein LOC106143302 isoform X1: MRAKFCVLVLATFIVTTFTEKHERKRRYLLFTPSTQWGVFITVSMPLHPETTVSVAWFLEANYYNVDNATYFEPLLGDIATLSRNKRSVSTQINGFTRSFMYTALEKLLQNHGAKGRPCLLRAICENATSHLLHDGLVGDLLHLLLTPSTSMSEDALDDIYYEAEYLGMDGYCDHYADGCPTNPLDLMSVFIEKL; the protein is encoded by the exons ATGAGGGCGAAATTTTGTGTTTTGGT GTTGGCCACGTTCATTGTCACAACGTTTACAGAAAAACATGAACGGAAAAGAAGATACCTCCTTTTCACTCCGAGTACGCAATGGGGA GTATTCATCACTGTGTCCATGCCTTTACATCCAGAAACCACAGTGAGTGTGGCTTGGTTCCTCGAAGCCAACTACTACAACGTTGATAATGCTACTTACTTCGAGCCCCTGCTAGGGGATATAGCAACA CTATCAAGAAATAAACGAAGTGTTAGCACACAGATAAACGGATTCACAAGGAGCTTTATGTACACTGCGCTGGAGAAATTGTTACAAAA TCACGGAGCGAAAGGTCGGCCATGCTTACTAAGGGCAATCTGCGAGAACGCCACATCACATCTCCTACACGACGGCTTAGTTGGCGATTTGCTCCACCTATTGCTAAC GCCATCCACATCTATGTCTGAAGATGCCCTGGACGATATTTACTATGAAGCGGAGTACCTCGGCATGGACGGCTATTGTGACCACTACGCCGATGGGTGCCCAACTAACCCCTTAGATCTGATGTCTGTCTTCATTGAAAAGCTTTGA
- the LOC106143302 gene encoding uncharacterized protein LOC106143302 isoform X3, producing the protein MRAKFCVLVLATFIVTTFTEKHERKRRYLLFTPSTQWGVFITVSMPLHPETTVSVAWFLEANYYNVDNATYFEPLLGDIATLSRNKRSVSTQINGFTRSFMYTALEKLLQKPSTSMSEDALDDIYYEAEYLGMDGYCDHYADGCPTNPLDLMSVFIEKL; encoded by the exons ATGAGGGCGAAATTTTGTGTTTTGGT GTTGGCCACGTTCATTGTCACAACGTTTACAGAAAAACATGAACGGAAAAGAAGATACCTCCTTTTCACTCCGAGTACGCAATGGGGA GTATTCATCACTGTGTCCATGCCTTTACATCCAGAAACCACAGTGAGTGTGGCTTGGTTCCTCGAAGCCAACTACTACAACGTTGATAATGCTACTTACTTCGAGCCCCTGCTAGGGGATATAGCAACA CTATCAAGAAATAAACGAAGTGTTAGCACACAGATAAACGGATTCACAAGGAGCTTTATGTACACTGCGCTGGAGAAATTGTTACAAAA GCCATCCACATCTATGTCTGAAGATGCCCTGGACGATATTTACTATGAAGCGGAGTACCTCGGCATGGACGGCTATTGTGACCACTACGCCGATGGGTGCCCAACTAACCCCTTAGATCTGATGTCTGTCTTCATTGAAAAGCTTTGA
- the LOC106143302 gene encoding uncharacterized protein LOC106143302 isoform X2 — protein MLATFIVTTFTEKHERKRRYLLFTPSTQWGVFITVSMPLHPETTVSVAWFLEANYYNVDNATYFEPLLGDIATLSRNKRSVSTQINGFTRSFMYTALEKLLQNHGAKGRPCLLRAICENATSHLLHDGLVGDLLHLLLTPSTSMSEDALDDIYYEAEYLGMDGYCDHYADGCPTNPLDLMSVFIEKL, from the exons AT GTTGGCCACGTTCATTGTCACAACGTTTACAGAAAAACATGAACGGAAAAGAAGATACCTCCTTTTCACTCCGAGTACGCAATGGGGA GTATTCATCACTGTGTCCATGCCTTTACATCCAGAAACCACAGTGAGTGTGGCTTGGTTCCTCGAAGCCAACTACTACAACGTTGATAATGCTACTTACTTCGAGCCCCTGCTAGGGGATATAGCAACA CTATCAAGAAATAAACGAAGTGTTAGCACACAGATAAACGGATTCACAAGGAGCTTTATGTACACTGCGCTGGAGAAATTGTTACAAAA TCACGGAGCGAAAGGTCGGCCATGCTTACTAAGGGCAATCTGCGAGAACGCCACATCACATCTCCTACACGACGGCTTAGTTGGCGATTTGCTCCACCTATTGCTAAC GCCATCCACATCTATGTCTGAAGATGCCCTGGACGATATTTACTATGAAGCGGAGTACCTCGGCATGGACGGCTATTGTGACCACTACGCCGATGGGTGCCCAACTAACCCCTTAGATCTGATGTCTGTCTTCATTGAAAAGCTTTGA